The Actinomadura graeca nucleotide sequence CCCTCCGCGGTCTCGGCGCCCTCGGCGGTCTCGGCGGTCTCGGCGCCCTCGGTCTCCTCCGCCGCCTCGACGGTCTCGCCCGTCTGGCCGTTCAGCTCGCGCTGGACGGCCTCGACGTCGATCTCGTTGCCGGACTCGTCCTTGACCGTGACGTGCTCGACCACGAGGTTCAGCGCCTTGCTGCGCAGCACCTCCGAGACGATCGCCGGGAGCTGGTTGTTCTGCGTGAGGTACTCGGCGAGCTGCTGCGGCTGCACGCCCATCTGCATCGCCTGCGAGACGACGTACTCGCTGAGCTCCTCGTTCTCGACGCCCAGCTCCTCCTGGACGGCGAGCTGGTCCAGCACGAAGCCGCCCTTGACCGCGAGGCGCGCGGCGTCGGCGACCTCGGTGTCGAACTCCTCCTCGGACTTCTCCTCGTCCTTGAGGTAGTCCTCCTTGGTCATGCCCGCCATCTGGAGCTGCTGCTCCAGCTGCTGGTTGCGGCGGCCGACCTCCTCCTCCACGACCTTGTCGGGCAGCGGGATGTCGATCTTCTCCAGCAGGGCCTCAAGCGCCTTGTCGCGGGCGTCGGACAGCTGCTGCAGCCGCACCTGGCGGCCGAGCCGGGTCCGGACGTCCTCGCGCAGCTCGTCGATCGTGTCGAACTCGCTGGCGAGCTGCGCGAACTCGTCGTCCAGGTCGGGCAGGCTCTTGACCTTCACGCTCTGCACGGTGACCGTGATCTCGGCCTCCTCGCCGGCGCGCTCGCCGCCGACCAGGGTGCCGGTGAAGGTCTTCTCCTCGCCCGCGGAGAGGCCGGTCAGCGCCTCGTCCAGGCCCTCGACGGCGGACTTGCTGCCGACCTCGTAGGAGTAGCCGGAGGTGGAGGCGTCCTCGATCTCCTCGCCGTCGATCCTGGCGACCAGGTCGACGGTGGCGAAGTCGCCCTCCTCGACGGGCCGCTCGGCGGCGGTCAGCGAGGCGAACCGCTCGCGCAGGTTGCCGACGGTCTCCTCGACCTGCTCGTCGGTGACCTCGGCGTCGTCCACGACGACCTCAAGGCCGTCGTAGTCCGGGACCTCGAACTTGGGCCGGATGTCCACCTCGGCGGTGAACGCGAACTGGTTGCCGTCGTCGAGCTCGGTCACCTCGACGTCCGGCTGGCCGAGCACGAAGATCTCGGTCTCCTCGACGGCGCGTCCGTACAGCTCCGGAAGCGCGTCGTTGACCGCCTCCTGCAGGACCGCACCCCGGCCGACGTACTTGTCGATCAGCGGGGCGGGGACCTTGCCGGGCCGGAACCCCTTGATCCGCACCTGCTGCGAGATCTCCTTGTACGCCTTGTCGAGGTTCGGCTTGAGCTCGTCGAACGGAACCTCGACGGTGAGCTTGACCCTCGTGGGGGTCAGCTCCTCGACATCGGTCTTCACTGGGGTAGGTCTCCTTGATCGGGCGCTGTCGCGGCCGCGGCGTTCGACGCGTGCTCAGCCACTCAGACTCTCAGGTGGCGCGGGCACGCCGAGATACGGCTCCGCGCCTTCGCGCGGCCAAGTCTATGGGGTACCGGCAACGTCTGCGGACATCGGACGGCGCCGACTCCCGAGAAACACGCTTCGCAGCCGGGGGATCGCACCGCGGGACGGTCCGCGGGGGCCGGGGCCGCCGAATGTGTGTCAACAATCCGGTACAGGCAGTGACATAAGCATCACAACCCTTCATACTCGTCCGGGATGAACGGGATAGCCGCGGCCTTCGGCGCGACCGCGCTCTACTACCTGGGCTTCGCCGTCTTCCGGGTCGCGGCGGGCCGGATGGCCCCGCTGCGGGGCAACCGGATCCCGCACATGGCCTGGACGATCCTGACCGACTGGATCTTCCTGGCCGCGCTGGGGCTGGTGCTGGGCGGCCTGGGCCTGCAGATCGTGGCCCTCGGCGGCCTGCCGCTCTCCACCGCCGTGCCGATCTTCATGTCCGGCCTCGTCCCGCTGCTGCTGATCTCCGTGGTCCTGTTCGGCGAGCGGCTCACCGGGCGCGAGTGGCTGAGCCTGCTGCTCATCGGCGCGGCGGTCCTGCTGCTGACGGCCTCGATCAGCGGGCACGAGCCGACCGGCTCGGCGGACGTGCCGCCGTGGAAGATCGCCGTCGTGGTGGTCCCGGCGGTGCTGGTGCCGGTGCTGATCCTCGTCCGCGGCGACCACCGGCCGGACGGGCGCCACGCCCGTCCGGTCACGGGGATCGCCTACGGGCTGGGCTCGGGCTTCCCGGTCGGCACCGCCGAGCTGGCGATCAAGGGCTGGAGCGACGACGCGCACGCCGCCGGGCCGCGTGTGCTCATGACGCCGTGGCCGTACCTGACAGTGCTCGCGGCGGCCGTCGGGTTCGGGATCATGGTGATGGCGTTCCAGCGCTGCCGGGTGTCGATCGTCTCCACGGTGATGACGGTCAGCGCCAAGTCCTACCTTCTGGGCATGGGCGCGTTCATGTACGCCGAGCCGTGGCCGTCGGACGGCGCGCACTCGGCGATGCGGCTCGGCGCGCTCGTCCTGGCCGCGGTCGCGGTGATGCGGTTCCCCCGGCACAGGCCCGTCCAGGACGTCCCGGAAAGCCGGGAGGACGGCGGGAGCCGGGAGCCGGTGCCGCAGGTGCCGCCGCAGCGCGGACCGTACGCCCGCGACCCGTTGGGGCAGGGGCCTTACGACCGTCCCAGGAGGACTCCGGCGCCCGTCCGCCCGCCGCCTCGCGCCGAGACGGGGGCCGACGGACGCTGGCGGGGATCCGGCCGCTGACCGTCCGCGCCGCGCGCGGGACGCCGTCCGGCGGATGGCGCCCCGCGACGGGTTCAGCGCTTCTTGCGGCCTCCGCGATCGTCGGACGGCAGGCCCTTGTCCAGTCCGGCGCGGCGGAGCGCGTCGGCCATGGCGCCGCCGCCCCCCTGCCCGCCCTGCCCTCCGCGGCCGCCTTGACCGCCGCGGCCGCCCTGACCTCCTTGGCCACCTTGGCCTCCGCGGCCGCCCTGCCCTCCGCGGCCACCCTGACCAACCTGTTCGCCACGTCCGGCCTGGCCGCCCCTGGCGCCCTGGCCCCGCCCGCCCCGGCCCTGCCCGCCTCCGCGCGGGCGGCGCTGGTCGCGGTCGCGGGACTCGCCGCGCCTCGCGCCCTGCTGCTCCTCGTCGAGGCGGAGGGTCAGGGAGATGCGCTTGCGCTGGAGATCGACGTCCAGCACCTTGACGCGGACGATGTCGCCTGGCTTGACGACCTCGCGCGGATCCTGGACGAACCTGTTCGACATCGCGGAGATGTGGACGAGCCCGTCCTGGTGCACGCCGACGTCCACGAACGCGCCGAACGCGGCGACGTTGGTGACCACGCCCTCCAGCACCATCCCGGCCTCCAGGTCGGAGAGCTTGTCGACGCCCTCCTTGAAGGTGGCGGTGCGGAACGCCGGGCGCGGGTCGCGGCCGGGCTTCTCCAGCTCGGCGATGATGTCGGTGACCGTGGGGAGCCCGAAGGTGTCGTCGACGAAGTCGGCCGGCCTCAGCGCGCGCAGCGCGGCGGTGTTGCCGATGAGCCCGGTGATGCCGTCGCCGGCCGCGGCCAGGATGCGGTGGACGACCGGGTAGGACTCGGGGTGCACGCTGGAGGCGTCCAGGGGGTCGTCGCCGCCGGGGATGCGCAGGAAGCCCGCGCACTGCTCGAACGCCTTCGGGCCGAGCCGCGGGACGTCCTTCAGGCCGCCGCGGCTGCGGAACGGGCCGTTGGCGTCGCGGTGGGCGACGATGTTCTCCGCGAGGCCCTCGCCGATGCCCGACACGCGGGTGAGCAGCGGCGCGGACGCGGTGTTGACGTCCACCCCGACCGCGTTCACGCAGTCCTCCACGACGGCGTCGAGGGACCGCGAGAGCTTCACCTCCGAGACGTCGTGCTGGTACTGGCCGACGCCGATCGACTTGGGGTCGATCTTGACGAGCTCGGCGAGCGGGTCCTGGAGGCGGCGGGCGATGGAGACGGCGCCGCGCAGCGAGACGTCCATGCCGGGCAGTTCCCGCCCGGCGTACTCCGACGCCGAGTACACCGACGCGCCCGCCTCCGACACCATGATCTTGGTGAGCCCGAGGTCGGGGTGCCGGGCCATGAGGTCGGCGGTGAGCTTGTCGGTCTCCCGGGAGGCGGTGCCGTTGCCGATGGAGACCAGGTCCACCCGGTGCTCGCGGGCGAGCCGGGCGAGGGTCTCGATCGACTCGTCCCATTTGCGGCGCGGCTCGTGGGGGAAGACGGTGTCGGTGGCGACGACCTTGCCGGTGGCGTCGACGACGGCGACCTTCACGCCGGTGCGCAGGCCGGGGTCCAGGCCCATGGTGGCGCGGGTGCCGGCGGGCGCGGCGAGCAGCAGGTCGCGCAGGTTGGCGGCGAACACGCGGACCGCCTCGTCCTCGGCCTCCTGCCGCAGCCGGGTGCGCAGGTCGATGCCGAGGTGCACGAGGATCCGGGTCCGCCAGGCCCACCGGACGGTGTCGGCGAGCCACCGGTCCGCCGGACGGCCCTGGTCGGCGATGCCGAAACGGCGCGCCACCTCCACCTCGTAGGAGGAGCGGGCGGACGGGTCGTCCGGTGCCTCCTCCGGCTCCAGGTCGAGGTCGAGGACCTCCTCCTTCTCGCCGCGGAACAGCGCGAGGACGCGGTGCGAGGGCAGCTTCGCGAACGGCTCGGAGAACGCGAAGTAGTCGGAGAACTTGGCGCCGGTCTCCTCCTTGCCCTCGCGGACGCGCGAGAGCATCCGGCCCTGGTTCCACATCCGCTCGCGCAGCGCGCCGATGAGGTCGGCGTCCTCGGCGAACCGCTCGACGAGGATGGCGCGGGCGCCCTCCAGCGCGGCGGCCGCGTCGGCGACGCCCTTCTCCTCGTCGACGTAGGCGGCCGCTGCCTCCTGCGGGTCGTGGGACGGGTCGTCCAGCAGCAGCGTGGCGAGCGGTTCGAGGCCCGCCTCGCGGGCGATCTGTGCCTTGGTGCGCCGCTTGGGCTTGTACGGGAGGTAGATGTCCTCCAGCCGGGCCTTGGAGTCGGCGGTCATGATCTGGGTCCGGAGCTCACCGGTGAGCTTGCCCTGGGACTCGATCGACTCCAGGATCGCGGCGCGCCGCTCGTCCAGCTCGCGCAGGTAGCGCAGCCGCTCCTCCAGCGCGCGCAGCTGCGCGTCGTCGAGGGCGCCGGTGGCCTCCTTGCGGTAGCGGGCGATGAACGGGACGGTCGAGCCGCCGTCGAGCAGGTCGACCGCGACCCGCACCTGCCCCTCGCGGACGCCGATCTCCTCGGCGATCCGCTGGGTGATCGGCGGCGGGCCCCCGGCGGTCTGGTCGTTCGCGGTCTGGCTGGTGGTCGCTGTCACAACGTGGATTCGCTTTCTCCCCTGGATATCGCCAGAGCATTGTCCAGGGAACGGGGCCTCTTGTCTTGTCACTCCGGGACGACGGCGGTCCCGCGGGGTGGGGTTAACTCCCCCATGAGCCGGGCGAAAGCGGGGCTTAGCCCTACCGAGACCTGCGCGGGGACCGACCACAATGGTGGCGAAGGGCACACGGGCCGGGGCCCGGCCACGGCCGGCAGGGGCAGGACCGGCAGGCGGCACGGCAGCGGCACGGCAAAGGAGGAGCAAGGGTGAGCGGACGCCTCGTCGATCGTCTCGGAGAGCGCGCGCGGCGCGCCCTGGTCAACCTCGTCCGCGGCGTGCTCCAGATCGTCCTGGCGTTCACGGTGAACCTGCCGCTGTTCATCCTGGCGGTGCTGTCGATCGCCTTCATCCCGCTGGGGTTCGGCGTGGTGATGGTGCCGGGGGTGCTCCAGGCCGTCCGGGCGGTGGCGAACCAGCAGCGGGCATGGGCGGCGGAGTGGTCGGGCGTGGAGATCCCCGTCCCGTACCGGGAGGAGCCGCCCGGCGGCCTCGGGCCGTTCCGGCGCCTGGGGCTGCTGCTCACCGACCCGGCGACGTGGCGTGACCTGCTGTGGACGCTGCTGAACATCCCCGCCGGGCTCGTCCTCGGCGCACTGGCGGGCGGCCTGACGCTCTACGGGCTGGAGGGCGTGTTCGTGGCGCCGGTCGTCGCGACCGTCACCGAGTACGGCTGGGGCCCGTTCTGGCCGCTGGAGGACTACGGCGTAGCCGGATACGCCGGCACGGTCGTACTCGGCGCGGCGCTCACGGTGGTGTCGCTGCCGCTGGGCGGGGTGTTCCTGAAGGCGCACGCGGTGTTCACGCAGTCGCTGCTGGCGCCGACGAAGGGCGCGCTGACCGCGCGGGTGCGGCAGCTCGCCGAGTCCCGGTCGGAGACGGTGGACGCCTCGGCAGCCGAGCTGCGCCGCATCGAGCGGGACCTGCACGACGGCGCCCAGGCACGGCTGGTGGCGCTGAGCATGAACATCGGCCTGGCCGAGGAGATGATGAAGCACGACCCCGAGACCGCGCGGCAGCTGCTGGCCGAGGCGCGCGCGTCCAGCGGGATGGCGCTCACCGAGCTGCGCGACCTGGTCCGCGGGATCCACCCTCCGGTGCTGGCCGAGCGGGGACTGGACGGGGCGGTCCGCGCGCTGGCGCTCACCCTCCCGCTGCCCGTCGACGTCCGGATCGACCTGCCGGGACGGGCCGACGCCCCGGTCGAGTCCGCCGCCTACTTCGCGGTCGCGGAGATCCTCGCCAACGTCGTCAAGCACTCCGGCGCGCGGCGGGCCTGGCTCCAGATCGAGCACGCGGGCGGCCGGCTCCTCATGATCGTCGGCGATGACGGGACGGGCGGCGCCGAGCCCGCGCGGGGCGGTGGCATGCGCGGTATCGAACGGCGGCTCGCCGCGTTCGATGGGACGATGGCCGTGACGAGCCCCCCCGGGGGCCCGACCGTCGTGACCATGGAGCTGCCGTGCGCGTTGTCATCGCCGAAGACCTTGCCCTCCTCCGGGACGGGCTGATCCGCCTGCTGGGCGCGTTCGGGTTCGAGGTCGTCGAGGCGGTGGACAACGGGCCGTCGCTGCTGCGGGCGCTCACCGGCCACCGCCCGGACGTGGCGGTGGTGGACGTGCGGCTCCCCCCGACCTTCACCGACGAGGGCCTGCGGGCGGCGCTGGAGGCGCGCGAGCGGGTCCCGGGCCTGCCGGTGCTGGTGCTGTCGCAGCACGTGGAGCAGCTGTACGCGCGGGAGCTGCTGTCCGACAGCTCGGGCGGCATCGGCTACCTGCTGAAGGACCGGGTGTCGGACGTCGCGCAGTTCGTGGACGCGGTGCGCCGGGTGGCGGCCGGCGGCACCGCCCTCGACCCGGACGTGGTGGCGCAGCTGCTGACCCGGCACGCCCGCGAGGAGCCGCTCCAGCGGCTGACCCCCCGCGAGCGCGAGGTGCTGGGGCTGATGGCCGAGGGCCGCTCGAACGCGGCCATCGCGGGCCGGCTGTTCGTGACCGAGAAGGCGATCAGCAAGCACACCAACAGCATCTTCGGCAAGCTCGGGCTGCCCCCGTCCGAGGACGACAACCGCCGCGTGCTGGCGGTCCTCGCCTACCTCGGCTCGTGAGATCCCCGTCCCGTGCTCTCGTGGCCTGTGTCGCCCTGCCGTCCTCCCCTGCCGCCCCTTGCCCTGCCGCCCCCTGCCCCGCCTTGGAACGGTCTAGAGCGCCCAGGGCGGGACGATCCGCTCGGGACCCTGCGGCTCCAGGTCGCATTTGCCGGGGTCTACCACGGCGTCCGGGTCGTAGACGAGGCAGCCCGCGGGCGCGGCGACGACGGCGGTGAACCCGGCGTCCGGCGCCGCGGTCATCCGGCGCGGCCTGTCCGCGGGCAGGACGACGGTGTCGCCGGGCCCGGCCCGCAGGGTGCGGCCGTCCAGGTCGATGGTCGCGGTGCCCTCCAGGAACGTCCACACCTGCTCGGTGTCGAAGGCGTGCCGCGGGCCGGTCCTGCCCGCGAGCATGTCGACGCGCCAGACGGCGAGGGCGGACGCGCCTCCCTGAGTGGGCGAGGCGAAGGTGGTCATGGTGCCGTTCGGCGTGGTGGTGCGGCGGCTCTCGGTGCCGCGGACGAGCGTCATGGCCGTGGATCCCCTAAGTTGGACAATGTGGTTGTCCATATAGTCAACGAGGTTGTCTTCCATGTCAACTCCCCCAGGTGAGCCCTCTGCCAGGCCCGCGGACGGATCTGCGGACGGATCCGCGGACGGGCCCGCGGACGGGCGCGGCCCCGGCGACCCGCCCGGCTTCGAGCTGCCGCTCCGCCTCTTCCTGGCGTTCCGCGTGATCATCGACGAGCTGCACGAGGAGCTGGCGCGCGAGGGTCACCCCGGCCTGCGCCCGATGCACGGGTTCGTCTTCCAGGCGATCGGCCCCGGCGGCACCACCGCCGTGGAGCTGGGCCGGCGGCTCGGGGTGTCCAAGCAGGCCGCGGGCAAGATGATCGAGTCGCTGGAGCGCGCCGGCTACGTCGAGCGCGCCGCCGACCCGTCCGACGCGCGGCGGAAGATCGTCCGGCTCACCGCGCGGGGCACCGACTCCCTCGTCCGGTCGGCGCGGATCTTCGACCGGATCCGGGACCGCTGGGCCGCGCGGCTCGGCGCGGACCGGCTGCGGGCGCTGGAGACCGGCCTCCGCGAGCTCACACCGGCGGACGTCTGGCGCCTGGACGTGCCGGGCTGGTTCGGGACAGGCTGATTTTTCTTCTCCGTGCGGCGACCATATGTCCCCTGGCAGTCACGCATACCACCGGCTCCCACGCGCCCCGTGAACCCGGCGAGCCCTTGAACGCCCCCGTCGGCCCGGTTACCATCAGCGCAATTTCTTAGGAAAGTTTCCTAAGAGAAGACGGATTCCTGTTGGTTCGGGGGACGGACTGAACGGAGAGTCATGTCAAGACCGGGCAGACGACGGGCCACGGCGCTCGTCGGCGCGGCGACGCTGGCGGTCGCCTCCACGCTCCTGTCGGCGCCGACGGCGTCGTCCGCGGAGGCGGTCACCGCGTCCTGCACCAAGACGTCCGACTGGGGCAGCGGCTTCCAGGGCAGCTGCACGATCACGAACGGCTCGGGCTCCGGGATCACCTCCTGGAAGATCGAGGGCGACCTGCCGTCCGGCACGTCCATCAGCTCGGTGTGGGAGGCGACCAAGACCGTCTCGGGCGACCACTACACCTTCTCCAACCTCGGCTGGAACGGCTCCCTCGCCGCCGGCAAGACGATCAGCTTCGGCTTCGGCGGCACCGGATCCGGCTGGTTCACCACCTGCACCGTCAACGGTGCGCGCTGCGACGGCTCCGCCGAGCCCGAGCTCGACACCGAGGCTCCCACCGCTCCTGGAAACCTCCGCTCCACCAGCAAGACCGCCACCACCGCTTCGCTGAGCTGGAACGCGTCAACCGACAACGTCGGCGTCACCGCCTACGACGTGTACAGCGGCAGCGCGAAGATCGCCACCGCCACCGGGACCGCCGCCACCGTCACCGGCCTGTCTCCCAAGACCGCCTACTCCTTCACGGTCAAGGCCGTCGACAAGGCCGGCAACAGCTCCCCGGCGTCGGACTCCGTCGCGGTCACCACCGACGAGGGCGGCTCCACCAGCGCCGGCAACAAGGTCATCGGCTATTTCGCCCAGTGGGGCGTCTACCAGCGCGGCTATCACGTCAAGAACATCGACACCAGCGGCTCCGCCGCGAAGATGACGCACATCAACTACGCGTTCGGCAACGTCCAGGGCGGCAAGTGCACGATCGGCGACAGCTACGCCGACTATGAGAAGGCGTACCAGGCCGGTGAGAGCGTCGACGGCGCCGCCGACACCTGGGACCAGCCGCTGCGCGGCAGTTTCAACCAGTTGCGCAAGCTCAAGAAGAAGTACCCGAACCTGAAGGTGCTGTTCTCCTTCGGCGGCTGGACCTGGTCCGGCGGCTTCGGGCAGGCCGCCCAGAACCCCGCCGCGTTCGCCGACTCCTGCTACAAGCTGGTCGAGGACTCGCGCTGGGCGGACGTGTTCGACGGCATCGACATCGACTGGGAGTACCCGAACGCCTGCGGCCTCAGCTGCGACAAGAGCGGCCCGGACGCGTTCAAGAACCTCCTGTCGGCGCTGCGGTCCAAGTTCGGCAAGGACAACCTGATCACGGCCGCCATCACCGCCGACGCCAGCAAGGACGGCAAGATGGACGTGGCCGACTACGCCGGCGCCGCCCAGTACGTCGACTGGTACAACCCGATGACCTACGACTACTTCGGCGGCTGGGACGCCAAGGGCCCGACGGCCCCGCACTCCCCGCTGACGGCCTACGAGGGCATCCCGCACGAGGGCTTCAACACCACCGACACGATCGCCAAGCTGAAGGCCAAGGGCGTCCCGGCGGAGAAGATGCTGATCGGCATCGGCTTCTACGGCCGCGGCTGGACGGGCGTCACCCAGGAGGCCCCGGGCGGCACCGCGACCAACCCCGCGGGCGGCACCTATGAGGCCGGCATCGAGGACTACAAGGTCCTGAAGAACAAGTGCCCCGCGACGAAGACCTTCGCCGGTACCGCCTACGCCAAGTGCGGCAGCGACTGGTGGAGCTACGACACCCCGGCCACGATCGGCTCCAAGATGGCCTGGGCCAAGAAGGAGGGCCTCGGCGGTGCCTTCTTCTGGGAGCTGAGCGGAGACACGACGGGCGGTGAACTCATCACCGCGCTCAAGAACGGTCTCGGCTGACCTGTTCGCAGGGGGCACCTCCCAGCCCCTCAGACAGCCGAGACTTCGGGCCCCTGACCAACCGGACGCCGGTCAGGGGCCCGCCCCTTTCCCGGGGCGGAACGGGTGGGTGCCGCGGACGGTCGCGGAGGCCCTCAGGTCTGGAGCGCGGCCTGGATCTCCAGGACGATCTGCACCTTCTCCCCCAGGGCCAGCGCGCCGCCGGGGACCGTGCTGCCGTCGCCGACGCCGAACTCCAGGCGGCTGATCTCGCCGCTGGCGGTGAACCCGGCGCGGGCACCCTTGAACGGGTCGTCCTGGCGGAACGGGTCGGGGCCGAAGCCGCCGACCTCCAGCCGCAGCGGGACCTGCTTGGTCACGCCGCGCAGGCTCAGCTCCCCGTCCAGGACGAACCCGTCGCGCGCGGCGCGCAGGCCGGTCGAGCGGTAGGACATCGACGGGTACTTCTCCACGTCCAGGTAGTCGGCGGACCTGACGTGCTCGTCGCGCTGGGCGTTGCCGGTGTCGACCGAGGTCAGGTCGACGGTCGCGGTGACGGAGGAGCCGAGGACGTCCTCGCCCGTCACGATCGTGCCCTCGAACGCGCCGAAGCGCCCGCGGACCTTGCTGACCATCAGGTGCCGGATCGTGAAGCCCACGTTGGAGTGCGCGGGGTCGATCGTCCAGGTGCCGGAGACGTATCCGGGGATCTCGACAAGCTCGGCGGTCATCGTGTCTCCTGGGGTTATGAGAAGTAAGGCGGTTCCTGTTCGGAACCGTCCCTTCTCATGGTGCGGACGCCCCGGAGTCGGCACAAGAAGGCACTTTCACCTGCCCCGGTCACCTGGAGATAACCATGGACGTCAGCGCGTTCGGCGAGCACGGGCCGGTCTCGTGCCGGGCACGGGAGATCCTCGATCGCGTCGGCGACAAGTGGTCGCTCCAGGTGATCGCGCTGCTCGGCGAGCGCACCAAGCGGTTCACCGAGCTCAAGCGCGAGATCGACGGGATCAGCCAGCGGATGCTCACCGTCACGCTGCGCGGCCTGGAGCGCGACGGCATCGTCACCCGCACCGTCTACCCGGTGATGCCGCCCCGCGTCGAGTACTCCCTCACCCCGATGGGGGCGACGCTCATGGACGCGGCCAACGCCCTCGTCAGGTGGGCGGAGGGCCATCTGGACGAGATCGACGCCGCGCGCGCCGAGTACGACGCCCGCGCCGCCGAGATCGAGGCGCTCAAGTCGTCGTGACGCCCGGCCGGGCGTCACGCCAGAGCGGATAGGTCTCCAGCCCGCCCGGGAACCGGATCGGGTCGCCGTGCGGCCGGTAGCCCGCACGGGCGTAGAGGCCCTTCGCGGCGCGGCCGGTGGTGGCCTCCAGGTAGGTGGGGACGCCGGCCGGGTCGAGCTGGCCCTGCCGGTGGGCCAGCAGCGCCGCGCCCAGCCCGCGGCCCTGGCGGGCGGAGGCGACGCCGAGCAGCATGAGGTAGTCGTGCGCGGGCCCCGCCGGATGCCGGTCGTGCATGATCCGGCCGAACGCGCTGAAGCGGGCGGCGTGACGCCCGCTCACCTCCCGGAGGCGGTCGTCGAGGTCGGCGGCGTCGGGCGCCTCCGACGGCATCCAGACGGCGCATCCGTGCGCGCCCGTCCCGTCGTCGGCCACGTGCACCGCGCCCGCCTCCTGGCCGTGCAGGACGAACAGCCGGAAGTACTCGTACAGCGCCTCCCCCCGCTCCCTGGGATCGGCGACGAGCCAGACGCTGACGGGGTCGTCGGCGAAGGCGTCGGTGAGGACGGCGGCGCAGCGGTCGGCGGCGTCGGCGCCGGCCGCGGTCCGGACGACGGGCGAGGCGGCCACGATCACTCTCCTTGGGGGTCGGCGGGGGCGGCGGATGTGATCATCGCGGGGCACGGCTCCCATTGACCGATGGCCGGGATGTTTTGTCGATACCGGGCGACTGCCGAATCTCCTGAAGTTGTCAGGACGGCCGTCAGGACGCCGCGCGGGCCGGAGGGGCGGCGGCTTGTCGGCCGTCCGCGGATCAATCCGAATGCGGGGCCCGGCACCGCG carries:
- a CDS encoding MarR family winged helix-turn-helix transcriptional regulator, with translation MSTPPGEPSARPADGSADGSADGPADGRGPGDPPGFELPLRLFLAFRVIIDELHEELAREGHPGLRPMHGFVFQAIGPGGTTAVELGRRLGVSKQAAGKMIESLERAGYVERAADPSDARRKIVRLTARGTDSLVRSARIFDRIRDRWAARLGADRLRALETGLRELTPADVWRLDVPGWFGTG
- a CDS encoding glycosyl hydrolase family 18 protein, translated to MSRPGRRRATALVGAATLAVASTLLSAPTASSAEAVTASCTKTSDWGSGFQGSCTITNGSGSGITSWKIEGDLPSGTSISSVWEATKTVSGDHYTFSNLGWNGSLAAGKTISFGFGGTGSGWFTTCTVNGARCDGSAEPELDTEAPTAPGNLRSTSKTATTASLSWNASTDNVGVTAYDVYSGSAKIATATGTAATVTGLSPKTAYSFTVKAVDKAGNSSPASDSVAVTTDEGGSTSAGNKVIGYFAQWGVYQRGYHVKNIDTSGSAAKMTHINYAFGNVQGGKCTIGDSYADYEKAYQAGESVDGAADTWDQPLRGSFNQLRKLKKKYPNLKVLFSFGGWTWSGGFGQAAQNPAAFADSCYKLVEDSRWADVFDGIDIDWEYPNACGLSCDKSGPDAFKNLLSALRSKFGKDNLITAAITADASKDGKMDVADYAGAAQYVDWYNPMTYDYFGGWDAKGPTAPHSPLTAYEGIPHEGFNTTDTIAKLKAKGVPAEKMLIGIGFYGRGWTGVTQEAPGGTATNPAGGTYEAGIEDYKVLKNKCPATKTFAGTAYAKCGSDWWSYDTPATIGSKMAWAKKEGLGGAFFWELSGDTTGGELITALKNGLG
- the tig gene encoding trigger factor, yielding MKTDVEELTPTRVKLTVEVPFDELKPNLDKAYKEISQQVRIKGFRPGKVPAPLIDKYVGRGAVLQEAVNDALPELYGRAVEETEIFVLGQPDVEVTELDDGNQFAFTAEVDIRPKFEVPDYDGLEVVVDDAEVTDEQVEETVGNLRERFASLTAAERPVEEGDFATVDLVARIDGEEIEDASTSGYSYEVGSKSAVEGLDEALTGLSAGEEKTFTGTLVGGERAGEEAEITVTVQSVKVKSLPDLDDEFAQLASEFDTIDELREDVRTRLGRQVRLQQLSDARDKALEALLEKIDIPLPDKVVEEEVGRRNQQLEQQLQMAGMTKEDYLKDEEKSEEEFDTEVADAARLAVKGGFVLDQLAVQEELGVENEELSEYVVSQAMQMGVQPQQLAEYLTQNNQLPAIVSEVLRSKALNLVVEHVTVKDESGNEIDVEAVQRELNGQTGETVEAAEETEGAETAETAEGAETAEGAETADTAEAGDAAEAAESPADAGEAGAETPVDAAEDAAAETPADDADKGGEAEKKDA
- a CDS encoding cupin domain-containing protein codes for the protein MTLVRGTESRRTTTPNGTMTTFASPTQGGASALAVWRVDMLAGRTGPRHAFDTEQVWTFLEGTATIDLDGRTLRAGPGDTVVLPADRPRRMTAAPDAGFTAVVAAPAGCLVYDPDAVVDPGKCDLEPQGPERIVPPWAL
- a CDS encoding sensor histidine kinase, producing MSGRLVDRLGERARRALVNLVRGVLQIVLAFTVNLPLFILAVLSIAFIPLGFGVVMVPGVLQAVRAVANQQRAWAAEWSGVEIPVPYREEPPGGLGPFRRLGLLLTDPATWRDLLWTLLNIPAGLVLGALAGGLTLYGLEGVFVAPVVATVTEYGWGPFWPLEDYGVAGYAGTVVLGAALTVVSLPLGGVFLKAHAVFTQSLLAPTKGALTARVRQLAESRSETVDASAAELRRIERDLHDGAQARLVALSMNIGLAEEMMKHDPETARQLLAEARASSGMALTELRDLVRGIHPPVLAERGLDGAVRALALTLPLPVDVRIDLPGRADAPVESAAYFAVAEILANVVKHSGARRAWLQIEHAGGRLLMIVGDDGTGGAEPARGGGMRGIERRLAAFDGTMAVTSPPGGPTVVTMELPCALSSPKTLPSSGTG
- a CDS encoding LuxR C-terminal-related transcriptional regulator; amino-acid sequence: MRVVIAEDLALLRDGLIRLLGAFGFEVVEAVDNGPSLLRALTGHRPDVAVVDVRLPPTFTDEGLRAALEARERVPGLPVLVLSQHVEQLYARELLSDSSGGIGYLLKDRVSDVAQFVDAVRRVAAGGTALDPDVVAQLLTRHAREEPLQRLTPREREVLGLMAEGRSNAAIAGRLFVTEKAISKHTNSIFGKLGLPPSEDDNRRVLAVLAYLGS
- a CDS encoding Tex family protein produces the protein MTATTSQTANDQTAGGPPPITQRIAEEIGVREGQVRVAVDLLDGGSTVPFIARYRKEATGALDDAQLRALEERLRYLRELDERRAAILESIESQGKLTGELRTQIMTADSKARLEDIYLPYKPKRRTKAQIAREAGLEPLATLLLDDPSHDPQEAAAAYVDEEKGVADAAAALEGARAILVERFAEDADLIGALRERMWNQGRMLSRVREGKEETGAKFSDYFAFSEPFAKLPSHRVLALFRGEKEEVLDLDLEPEEAPDDPSARSSYEVEVARRFGIADQGRPADRWLADTVRWAWRTRILVHLGIDLRTRLRQEAEDEAVRVFAANLRDLLLAAPAGTRATMGLDPGLRTGVKVAVVDATGKVVATDTVFPHEPRRKWDESIETLARLAREHRVDLVSIGNGTASRETDKLTADLMARHPDLGLTKIMVSEAGASVYSASEYAGRELPGMDVSLRGAVSIARRLQDPLAELVKIDPKSIGVGQYQHDVSEVKLSRSLDAVVEDCVNAVGVDVNTASAPLLTRVSGIGEGLAENIVAHRDANGPFRSRGGLKDVPRLGPKAFEQCAGFLRIPGGDDPLDASSVHPESYPVVHRILAAAGDGITGLIGNTAALRALRPADFVDDTFGLPTVTDIIAELEKPGRDPRPAFRTATFKEGVDKLSDLEAGMVLEGVVTNVAAFGAFVDVGVHQDGLVHISAMSNRFVQDPREVVKPGDIVRVKVLDVDLQRKRISLTLRLDEEQQGARRGESRDRDQRRPRGGGQGRGGRGQGARGGQAGRGEQVGQGGRGGQGGRGGQGGQGGQGGRGGQGGRGGQGGQGGGGAMADALRRAGLDKGLPSDDRGGRKKR